From Flavobacterium alkalisoli, the proteins below share one genomic window:
- a CDS encoding site-specific integrase: MLETSFGLNFFMKPQKKETTLRYIYLRITVDGKRKETSTKRTWDIQRWDTKTERAIGSKEDARELNHFLDTLEMKINKYKTDLLYNEKTISAQRIMDFVLGRVSSKAMLLAEFTSHNREMLALVGKDYAMATYKRYETARSHACDFVLYQYNSEDIELRDLDYDFIANYELYLKTVRNCVNNSALKYIACLRKVVNRAIDKNLIAQDPFRAFRRKRTKTNKWPLTLKELTVLEEKEFTTKRLEVVRDIFIFQCYTGLAYIDTYQLRRTDIRSGIDGAGWIMSKRQKTGNITNIPLLPKAQEIIEKYKDHPLCVARGSVLPVSSNQKMNAYLKEIAALCGLDCELNTHKARRTFGSTVTLNNDVPIHVVKEMLGHSSIRQTESYALTTEQTIAREMKGLTGRLNSSQVQIPKEGLEIISKLEEELRQLKEKYGIK; encoded by the coding sequence ATGTTAGAAACAAGTTTTGGACTAAACTTCTTTATGAAGCCGCAAAAAAAAGAAACTACACTTAGGTACATCTACCTGAGAATAACAGTAGACGGAAAACGAAAGGAAACCTCGACTAAAAGAACCTGGGATATCCAAAGATGGGATACCAAAACAGAAAGAGCCATCGGCAGTAAGGAAGATGCCAGGGAACTTAATCATTTTCTGGATACCCTTGAGATGAAGATAAACAAATACAAAACCGACCTTTTATATAACGAGAAGACAATCTCAGCCCAACGTATCATGGATTTTGTACTGGGACGTGTCAGCTCTAAGGCAATGCTGCTGGCTGAATTCACAAGCCACAACCGTGAGATGCTTGCCCTTGTCGGAAAGGATTATGCCATGGCAACCTATAAAAGGTATGAGACAGCGCGCTCCCATGCCTGCGATTTTGTGCTTTACCAATATAATAGCGAAGATATTGAACTGCGTGATCTGGACTATGATTTTATTGCAAACTATGAACTGTACCTTAAAACGGTACGGAACTGTGTCAACAATTCGGCATTAAAATATATTGCCTGTTTGAGGAAAGTGGTAAACAGGGCCATTGATAAAAACCTTATTGCACAGGATCCCTTCAGGGCGTTCAGGAGAAAAAGGACTAAAACCAATAAGTGGCCCCTGACCTTAAAAGAATTAACCGTACTGGAAGAAAAAGAGTTTACCACCAAACGTCTCGAGGTAGTGCGCGATATTTTTATTTTCCAGTGCTATACAGGGCTTGCATATATCGATACCTACCAGCTCAGGAGAACCGATATAAGAAGCGGCATAGACGGAGCGGGCTGGATCATGTCCAAAAGGCAGAAAACCGGAAATATAACCAACATACCCCTGCTGCCCAAAGCACAGGAAATTATTGAAAAGTATAAGGACCATCCTTTATGTGTAGCCAGGGGAAGTGTCCTTCCGGTTTCATCCAACCAGAAGATGAATGCCTACCTAAAAGAAATAGCTGCACTCTGCGGACTGGATTGTGAACTTAACACCCATAAGGCACGACGTACCTTCGGCAGTACGGTCACCCTTAATAACGATGTTCCCATACATGTGGTTAAGGAAATGCTGGGACACTCTTCTATTCGACAAACCGAATCCTATGCCCTGACAACAGAACAGACCATCGCCAGGGAAATGAAAGGGCTCACAGGCCGCCTGAACAGCAGTCAGGTACAAATTCCAAAGGAAGGTCTCGAGATCATCAGTAAACTGGAAGAGGAACTAAGGCAGCTCAAAGAAAAATATGGAATAAAATAG
- a CDS encoding helix-turn-helix transcriptional regulator has protein sequence MEKRFEKYRGIHPGIILERELRKRNLAQRPFALSVGLARQSFNQIIKGKRNLPLPAALKIDRELGIEQGTLALLQTHYEIEKEKRKLLQENRPDLQLLRKSLFWDTDSETIDWIRQARAVILRVFERGNFTEKKEILRFYGPEKTRQVLRDNTNTAGAVQWDKAI, from the coding sequence ATGGAAAAGCGATTTGAGAAATACCGGGGTATCCATCCGGGCATCATACTGGAGCGGGAACTCAGAAAGAGAAACCTCGCCCAGCGCCCCTTTGCCTTATCGGTAGGGCTGGCCCGACAATCGTTTAACCAGATCATCAAAGGCAAAAGAAACCTGCCCCTGCCCGCCGCACTAAAAATTGACCGTGAACTGGGGATTGAGCAGGGTACCCTGGCACTGTTGCAGACGCACTATGAGATCGAAAAAGAGAAAAGGAAACTCCTGCAGGAAAACCGTCCTGATCTGCAGCTGCTGCGCAAAAGCCTCTTCTGGGATACCGACAGTGAGACTATCGACTGGATAAGGCAGGCGCGTGCGGTAATCCTGCGCGTGTTCGAAAGGGGAAACTTTACCGAGAAAAAGGAAATACTTCGCTTTTACGGGCCTGAGAAAACAAGACAGGTACTCAGGGATAACACTAATACTGCCGGCGCAGTTCAATGGGATAAGGCTATATGA
- a CDS encoding NAD(P)-dependent oxidoreductase has product MKIGIIKERKSPPDRRVVFSPQKLAELQKQFPHAEIKVEPSDIRVFKDEEYKVLGFELSNDLSDCDILLGVKEVPIEALIPGKKYFFFSHTIKKQAHNRKLLQAIINKHIDLYDHETIVDAGNKRLIGFGQYAGNVGAYNCFRAFGLKYDLFNLPKAETQPDKQTLISKLKKQFLPPVKIVLTGKGKVGMGAKEILDAIKIKEVSVENFLTKTYTEPVYVQLDVTDYNRRKDGKQATKEDFYVNPDKYESDFERFSTVADIFIAGHFYANGSPAIVTREMLASKNNKIKVVADISCDVAGPIASTLRASTIAEPFYGYHAGQNTEIDMYHPSAIVVMAVDNLPCELPKDASEGFGDMFLKYVIPAFFNDDTDGILKRALITHNGNLTQRFKYLEDYISENNEVPHN; this is encoded by the coding sequence ATGAAAATCGGAATCATTAAAGAAAGAAAGTCTCCGCCAGACAGAAGGGTAGTGTTCTCACCACAAAAATTGGCCGAGCTGCAGAAGCAGTTTCCGCATGCAGAAATTAAGGTAGAACCTTCAGATATAAGGGTTTTTAAAGATGAAGAATACAAGGTACTGGGTTTTGAATTAAGTAATGACCTGAGTGACTGTGATATTTTATTAGGTGTAAAAGAGGTGCCTATAGAGGCTCTTATTCCCGGCAAAAAATATTTTTTCTTTTCACATACCATTAAAAAGCAGGCTCATAACCGTAAACTGCTTCAGGCTATCATTAATAAGCATATTGATTTATACGATCATGAAACTATAGTAGACGCAGGTAACAAGCGTTTAATTGGGTTTGGCCAGTATGCCGGTAATGTAGGAGCATATAATTGTTTCAGGGCATTTGGTTTGAAATATGACCTTTTTAATTTACCTAAAGCAGAGACTCAACCAGACAAGCAAACGCTTATTTCTAAACTTAAAAAACAGTTCCTGCCTCCTGTAAAAATTGTTTTAACTGGTAAAGGAAAAGTAGGTATGGGTGCTAAAGAGATTTTAGATGCCATAAAAATAAAAGAGGTTAGTGTAGAAAACTTCCTTACTAAAACCTATACCGAACCTGTATATGTTCAGCTTGATGTTACCGACTATAACAGACGTAAAGATGGAAAACAAGCTACTAAAGAGGACTTTTATGTAAATCCGGATAAATATGAGTCAGATTTCGAAAGATTCTCTACCGTTGCAGATATCTTTATAGCGGGGCATTTTTATGCAAATGGTTCTCCTGCTATAGTAACCCGCGAAATGTTGGCTTCAAAAAATAATAAGATTAAGGTAGTTGCCGATATTTCTTGTGATGTGGCCGGACCAATAGCAAGTACGCTGAGGGCTTCTACTATCGCTGAACCTTTTTATGGTTATCATGCGGGGCAAAATACAGAGATAGACATGTACCACCCTTCGGCTATTGTAGTAATGGCTGTAGACAATTTACCTTGTGAATTGCCTAAGGATGCCAGTGAGGGATTTGGTGACATGTTCCTTAAATATGTTATTCCTGCATTTTTTAATGATGATACCGATGGTATACTTAAAAGAGCATTGATAACCCATAACGGAAATCTTACCCAAAGGTTTAAATACCTTGAAGATTATATAAGTGAAAACAACGAAGTGCCCCATAATTAA
- a CDS encoding LuxR C-terminal-related transcriptional regulator, whose protein sequence is MKVRFLLTLFLIVTLKLTAQDLLPFVENFTKADYNGDNQVWSVNQGDDNALYFANTHYFLRFNGVKWEKYSLPNKTIIRSIYADADKIYCGSYREFGYWKRINGVMEYFSLSKDKNIFTGSFDNEEIWKIFKHDGKFYFQSFNALYVENNGEVEKLRFPSLVSYCYVVDNKIYAASVQHGIYVLNNNTWEKITAWTQLENNVIHGMEMNNGRFFIFTKNNGVFVGDEKGITSWDSPVNNLLRQNIILSAKFIDANRLAIGSALKGIYIVDINTNSYYNINRQNALNNNAVLSITLDKEKDLWLGLDNGIAHVEVNSPVSVFFDNSGILGSVYSLSVTNDEYLFATNHGLFKYSDKSLRTVEGSQGQVWDIYKHGSEYIIGHNDGTFKYDGKSFVKRGAINGGWRFIKSDYDQAYFQANYAGIAVYKDINDLSDYKKIDSLSKPLKNLAQNKPGEIWAADNYRGLYRITYDSGFNTIRFTDVSKQNGIDNDYAVKIFRYRDEILFYIDNTWYTYNSINSKLEENKIFNDSFRNITDVSPIDDNRFLVIKNGLLYLIARDAKGFVWHLLPEKYYQGKLIMEDTRVFKGGDNLLVNLDDGFLSFDDSNTVKMKSDIIIEAFYKDKLIGQDTKIKYNQPVEMNILTDYYGYNKPDLFYRLNNEGNYQAVKNGNVNLNNLSSGQQEFSVYYNNGKEYIEVASYKFHVALPWYFSVWMIVVYVLVVSSVFFVYYRWNKVRYIQKIRLNDEELKHRKEILELEMEAENKMRQQQHEKHMLEMEVQNKASEVAGKSLSIAKHSEMIESIQEALESKAEGDELKGKIKKIIKTSSISKNEWQSFEKNLIKSHEEFVDRLTQKYPTLTSKDIKLSIYLKMNLSSKEIAPLMNISYRGVELHRYRLRKKLNINQEESLYSFMINV, encoded by the coding sequence ATGAAAGTAAGATTTCTCCTTACCCTTTTTTTAATAGTCACTCTTAAACTTACCGCTCAGGATTTACTTCCCTTTGTAGAGAACTTTACAAAGGCAGATTATAATGGAGATAATCAGGTTTGGAGTGTAAATCAGGGTGATGATAATGCGCTTTACTTTGCCAACACACATTATTTTTTACGTTTTAACGGAGTAAAATGGGAAAAATACTCTCTGCCAAATAAAACCATTATCAGATCTATTTATGCCGATGCTGATAAGATTTATTGTGGCTCTTATCGCGAGTTTGGTTACTGGAAAAGGATAAATGGTGTAATGGAATACTTTTCGTTATCAAAAGACAAGAATATTTTCACAGGAAGTTTTGATAATGAAGAGATTTGGAAAATATTTAAGCATGACGGTAAATTTTATTTTCAGTCTTTTAATGCTTTATATGTAGAAAATAACGGAGAGGTAGAAAAATTAAGATTCCCTTCGCTTGTTTCTTACTGTTATGTGGTAGACAATAAAATATATGCAGCTTCGGTTCAACATGGTATCTATGTCCTTAATAACAACACATGGGAAAAGATTACCGCTTGGACTCAGTTAGAAAATAATGTTATTCATGGTATGGAAATGAATAACGGACGCTTTTTTATATTCACAAAAAACAACGGCGTTTTTGTGGGAGATGAAAAGGGTATAACATCTTGGGATTCCCCCGTAAATAATCTGCTGAGACAAAATATTATTCTTTCTGCCAAGTTTATTGATGCTAATAGGCTCGCAATAGGCAGCGCCTTAAAAGGTATTTATATAGTAGACATAAATACCAATTCATATTACAATATAAACAGGCAAAACGCTTTAAATAATAACGCAGTACTCTCTATTACTCTGGATAAGGAAAAAGACCTTTGGTTAGGGCTTGATAATGGTATAGCACATGTTGAGGTCAATTCTCCTGTATCCGTATTTTTTGATAACTCGGGTATTTTAGGTTCCGTTTATTCACTTTCTGTTACTAATGATGAGTATTTGTTTGCTACTAACCACGGACTCTTTAAATATAGCGATAAATCGCTTAGAACGGTTGAAGGTTCACAAGGTCAGGTTTGGGATATTTATAAGCACGGTTCTGAGTATATAATAGGTCATAATGACGGTACCTTTAAGTATGATGGTAAATCGTTTGTAAAGAGAGGAGCTATAAATGGGGGTTGGCGATTTATTAAAAGCGATTATGATCAGGCTTATTTTCAGGCTAATTATGCAGGTATAGCAGTGTATAAAGATATAAATGATCTAAGTGACTATAAAAAGATTGACAGCCTTAGTAAACCCCTTAAAAACCTGGCGCAAAACAAACCAGGTGAAATTTGGGCTGCTGATAATTACCGTGGATTATACAGGATAACCTATGATTCCGGTTTTAATACAATCCGTTTTACCGATGTGTCTAAGCAAAATGGTATAGATAACGATTATGCCGTTAAGATTTTTAGGTATAGGGATGAAATATTGTTTTACATAGATAATACATGGTATACCTATAATAGTATTAACTCTAAGCTGGAGGAAAATAAGATTTTTAATGATTCTTTTAGGAACATAACAGATGTATCGCCTATAGATGATAACCGTTTTTTAGTTATTAAAAACGGCTTACTTTATTTGATAGCAAGAGATGCTAAAGGTTTTGTGTGGCACCTTTTACCTGAAAAATACTATCAGGGTAAACTAATAATGGAAGATACGCGAGTGTTTAAAGGCGGAGATAATCTATTAGTGAATCTTGATGACGGATTTTTAAGTTTTGATGATTCCAATACTGTAAAAATGAAGTCGGATATTATTATTGAGGCTTTTTACAAAGACAAACTGATAGGGCAGGACACAAAGATTAAATACAATCAGCCGGTTGAAATGAATATTTTAACCGATTATTACGGGTATAACAAGCCCGATTTGTTTTACAGGCTCAATAATGAGGGAAATTACCAGGCTGTTAAGAATGGTAATGTAAATCTGAATAACCTAAGTAGCGGACAACAGGAGTTTTCTGTATACTACAATAATGGTAAAGAGTATATTGAAGTTGCCAGCTACAAATTTCATGTAGCATTACCATGGTATTTTTCTGTTTGGATGATAGTTGTATATGTGTTGGTTGTTTCTTCGGTGTTCTTTGTGTATTATCGCTGGAATAAGGTGAGGTATATACAAAAGATAAGACTAAATGATGAAGAGCTTAAGCACAGAAAAGAAATACTTGAGCTTGAAATGGAGGCAGAAAATAAAATGAGACAGCAACAACATGAAAAGCACATGCTTGAAATGGAGGTGCAGAATAAAGCTTCGGAGGTTGCAGGTAAATCATTATCTATTGCCAAGCATAGCGAAATGATAGAAAGTATTCAGGAAGCATTAGAAAGCAAAGCTGAAGGTGATGAGCTTAAAGGAAAAATCAAGAAAATTATTAAAACCAGTTCGATTAGTAAAAATGAATGGCAGAGTTTTGAGAAAAACCTTATAAAAAGCCATGAAGAATTTGTGGACAGACTTACTCAAAAATATCCAACCCTTACTTCAAAAGATATTAAACTGAGTATCTATTTAAAGATGAATTTATCGTCTAAAGAAATAGCTCCTTTAATGAATATTTCTTATCGCGGCGTAGAACTACATCGATACAGATTGAGAAAAAAATTAAATATAAATCAGGAAGAAAGTCTCTATAGCTTTATGATTAATGTATAA
- a CDS encoding helix-turn-helix domain-containing protein: protein MKERLTREDLHQFGQKLIGTIRALLEQEEARNEPKLPVDWLKGRAVRKILDISPGTLQNLRITGKVRFRKILGSYYYNRSDLEQLFNKEQEKG, encoded by the coding sequence ATGAAAGAGCGACTAACAAGGGAAGATCTCCATCAGTTCGGGCAAAAGCTAATCGGCACAATCCGTGCGCTGCTCGAGCAGGAAGAAGCAAGAAATGAACCAAAGCTCCCGGTAGACTGGCTAAAGGGCAGGGCGGTGCGCAAGATCCTGGATATTTCTCCCGGGACCCTTCAGAACCTCAGGATAACGGGTAAAGTAAGGTTTCGGAAAATTCTGGGTTCCTACTATTACAACCGGTCCGATCTGGAACAATTGTTTAACAAAGAACAAGAAAAGGGATGA
- a CDS encoding nucleotidyl transferase AbiEii/AbiGii toxin family protein produces MIHWNTVSESLREALLLLMQADALKEFRLVGGTALSLQLGHRISVDIDLFTDADYGSVDFGAIESFLELAFPYLDKGFGTAIGMGKSYLIGRDKENAVKLDLYYTDPFITPPFKIEDLRMATAEEIIAMKMDIVQRGGRKKDFWDLHELLASHAVSQMIALHEKRYPYTHDRQRIVANFTDFRLADDDFDPVSLKGYYWELIKEDLEQALGDMT; encoded by the coding sequence ATGATACACTGGAATACGGTAAGCGAATCCTTGCGTGAGGCGCTGCTTCTACTGATGCAGGCCGATGCGTTAAAAGAGTTCCGCCTGGTGGGCGGTACGGCGCTCAGCCTTCAGCTGGGGCACCGCATATCGGTGGATATCGACCTTTTCACTGATGCTGACTACGGTTCGGTAGATTTTGGGGCGATAGAATCTTTTCTGGAACTTGCCTTCCCCTATCTGGATAAAGGCTTCGGTACGGCCATCGGTATGGGGAAATCCTATCTTATCGGTAGGGATAAAGAGAATGCCGTAAAGCTGGACCTGTACTATACCGATCCTTTCATCACACCACCCTTTAAGATAGAGGATTTACGTATGGCTACAGCAGAAGAGATCATTGCCATGAAAATGGATATCGTGCAGCGTGGTGGCAGGAAAAAGGACTTCTGGGACCTGCACGAGCTTTTAGCTTCGCATGCGGTTTCCCAAATGATCGCGCTCCATGAAAAGCGCTATCCCTACACACACGACAGGCAGCGTATTGTTGCCAATTTCACCGATTTTAGACTGGCGGATGATGATTTTGACCCGGTAAGCCTGAAAGGCTATTACTGGGAACTCATCAAGGAAGACCTGGAGCAGGCGCTCGGGGATATGACCTGA
- a CDS encoding TraM recognition domain-containing protein, with protein MKSKETHAYLNDVMEQLEGQIASAKIALARLSSPQLYYVLSGNDFTLDINNPEDPKIVCMGNNPQKIQIYGAVLSLYVTRLVKQVNKKGKLKSSLVFDEFPTIYLNNMDSLIATARSNKVATCLGIQDFSQLRKDYGREQADVIMNITGNIISGQVTGDTAKQLSERFGKIMQDRESLSINSNDTSISRSKQLESAIPVSKIAALSSGEFVGMVADDPMNKMELKAFHCEILNDHEAIKKEEAGYKEIPLVRKIDPLMVQRNYAQVKQDVQEIIQSEMERLLADPALSYLVIRK; from the coding sequence TTGAAGTCCAAAGAAACCCACGCCTATCTGAACGATGTCATGGAGCAGCTGGAGGGCCAGATTGCCTCGGCTAAGATTGCCCTGGCAAGATTGTCCTCCCCACAGCTGTATTATGTGCTCTCGGGCAATGATTTTACCCTGGATATCAACAATCCCGAGGACCCTAAGATTGTCTGCATGGGCAACAACCCGCAAAAGATACAGATCTACGGTGCGGTGCTTTCCCTGTACGTGACAAGGCTGGTAAAACAGGTTAATAAAAAAGGGAAACTCAAAAGCAGTCTGGTATTCGATGAGTTCCCTACCATCTACCTCAATAACATGGACAGCCTTATTGCCACGGCAAGAAGCAATAAGGTAGCCACCTGCCTGGGCATACAGGATTTCAGCCAGCTGCGTAAAGACTACGGACGCGAACAGGCCGATGTGATCATGAACATTACAGGGAACATCATCTCAGGGCAGGTCACCGGGGATACCGCCAAGCAACTCTCCGAGCGTTTTGGCAAGATCATGCAGGACCGGGAGAGCCTGTCCATCAACAGCAACGATACCTCCATCAGCCGCTCCAAACAGCTGGAATCAGCCATACCGGTCTCGAAGATTGCCGCGCTGAGCTCCGGGGAGTTTGTGGGGATGGTAGCCGATGACCCCATGAATAAGATGGAACTCAAGGCGTTCCATTGTGAGATATTGAACGATCATGAGGCCATCAAAAAGGAAGAAGCAGGCTATAAGGAAATCCCGCTTGTACGCAAAATAGACCCATTGATGGTACAACGAAATTATGCACAGGTAAAGCAGGATGTGCAGGAGATCATACAATCGGAAATGGAAAGGCTGCTGGCCGACCCCGCCCTGTCTTACCTGGTTATCCGTAAATGA
- a CDS encoding XRE family transcriptional regulator produces the protein MSLFSDNIRHLRMRKGVSQEIVAESLSITRDRMAKYEGGKSQPPFEILIKISHYYHVSIDLLLTADIRKIDIDGLMQLEDNRILLPITVDREGENTIEIISHKARAGYLSGYSDPEFIEGLQQVSLPFLTNGKFRAFPVSGDSMPPHRDGSFIVGRYVENLGEVRDGKTYILLTREEGIVYKRLNKNGRNSLTLISDNTFYEPYTIKVSDILEIWEYACSIATKEAEPENLDPQSIRELLYGIREEVKALKQIHT, from the coding sequence ATGTCGCTATTTTCGGATAACATCAGGCACCTGAGAATGAGAAAAGGCGTTTCTCAGGAAATCGTGGCCGAAAGCCTGTCCATCACCCGTGACAGGATGGCCAAATACGAGGGTGGCAAGTCCCAGCCCCCTTTTGAGATACTTATTAAAATCTCCCACTATTACCATGTGAGTATTGACCTTTTACTGACGGCCGATATTCGAAAAATAGATATTGACGGGCTGATGCAGCTGGAGGATAACCGTATCCTTTTGCCCATTACTGTGGACAGGGAAGGGGAGAATACCATAGAGATCATTTCCCATAAGGCCAGGGCCGGTTACCTGAGCGGGTACAGCGATCCGGAGTTCATCGAAGGCCTGCAGCAGGTCTCCCTGCCGTTCCTGACCAATGGCAAGTTCAGGGCTTTTCCCGTATCGGGGGATTCCATGCCGCCCCACAGGGACGGCTCCTTTATTGTGGGAAGGTATGTGGAAAACCTGGGTGAGGTACGGGACGGCAAGACCTATATCCTGCTGACCAGGGAAGAGGGCATTGTCTACAAGCGGCTGAACAAAAACGGCAGGAACAGCCTCACCCTTATTTCGGATAATACATTTTATGAACCCTACACTATAAAAGTTTCCGATATACTGGAGATCTGGGAATATGCCTGCAGCATTGCCACCAAAGAAGCAGAACCCGAGAATCTCGACCCGCAGAGTATCCGCGAACTGCTCTACGGCATCCGCGAGGAAGTAAAAGCCCTGAAACAAATTCATACCTAA